One part of the Loxodonta africana isolate mLoxAfr1 chromosome 13, mLoxAfr1.hap2, whole genome shotgun sequence genome encodes these proteins:
- the NPY5R gene encoding neuropeptide Y receptor type 5, translating to MSFYFKQDYNMDLELKDYSNRTLATENNTAATRHSGFPVWEDYKSSVDDLQSFLIGLYTFVSLLGFMGNLLILTALMRKRNQKTIVNFLIGNLAFSDILVVLFCSPFTLTSVLLDQWVFGKVMCHIMPFLQCVSVLVSTLILISIAIVRYHMIKRPLSNSLTANHGYFLIATVWTLGFAICSPLPVFHSLVELQETFGSETLSSRYLCVESWPSDSYRIAFTISLLLVQYILPLVCLTVSHTSVCRSISCGLSSKENRLEETEMINLTLHPSKTRGPQVRLSSSHKWSYSFMRKHRRRYSKKTACVLPAPTRPPQKNHSGMLPENFGSVRSQFSSSSKFIPGVPTCFEMKPEENSDIHEMRVKRALTRIKKRSRSVFYRLTILILVFAVSWMPLHLFHVVTDFSDNLISNRHFKLVYCICHLLGMMSCCLNPILYGFLNNGIKADLMSLIHCLHMS from the coding sequence ATGTCTTTTTATTTCAAGCAGGACTATAATATGGATTTAGAGCTCAAGGATTATTCTAACAGGACACTTGCGACGGAGAACAATACTGCTGCCACTCGGCATTCTGGCTTTCCAGTCTGGGAAGACTATAAAAGCAGTGTAGATGACTTACAGTCTTTTCTGATTGGGCTCTACACATTTGTCAGTCTTCTTGGCTTTATGGGGAATCTACTTATTTTAACGGCTCTCATGAGAAAGCGTAATCAGAAGACTATAGTGAACTTCCTTATAGGAAATTTGGCCTTCTCTGACATCTTGGTTGTGCTGTTTTGCTCACCTTTCACACTGACATCTGTCTTGCTGGATCAGTGGGTGTTTGGCAAAGTCATGTGCCATATAATGCCTTTCCTTCAGTGTGTGTCAGTTCTGGTTTCAACTTTAATTTTAATATCAATTGCCATTGTCAGGTATCATATGATAAAACGTCCTCTTTCTAACAGTTTAACAGCAAACCATGGCTATTTCTTGATAGCTACCGTCTGGACACTAGGTTTTGCCATTTGTTCTCCTCTGCCAGTGTTTCACAGTCTTGTGGAACTTCAGGAAACATTTGGCTCAGAGACATTGAGCAGCAGGTATTTATGTGTTGAGTCGTGGCCGTCTGATTCATACAGAATTGCTTTCACTATCTCTTTATTGCTAGTTCAGTATATTCTGCCCTTAGTTTGTCTCACTGTAAGTCATACCAGTGTCTGTAGGAGCATAAGCTGTGGGTTGTCCAGTAAAGAAAACAGACTAGAAGAAACTGAGATGATCAACTTAACTCTTCATCCATCCAAAACAAGAGGGCCTCAGGTGAGACTCTCCAGCAGCCATAAGTGGAGTTACTCATTCATGAGAAAACACAGAAGAAGATACAGCAAGAAGACAGCATGTGTGTTACCTGCTCCAACGAGACCTCCTCAAAAAAACCATTCTGGAATGCTTCCAGAAAACTTTGGCTCTGTGAGAAGTCAGTTTTCTTCATCCAGTAAGTTCATACCAGGGGTCCCCACCTGCTTTGAGATGAAACCTGAAGAAAACTCAGACATTCATGAAATGAGAGTAAAACGTGCTCtcacaagaataaaaaaaagatctaGAAGTGTTTTTTACAGACTGACTATTTTGATACTAGTATTTGCTGTTAGTTGGATGCCGCTACATCTTTTCCATGTGGTAACTGATTTTAGTGATAATCTTATTTCAAATAGGCATTTCAAGTTGGTGTATTGCATTTGCCATTTGTTAGGAATGATGTCCTGTTGTCTTAATCCAATTCTGTATGGATTTCTTAATAATGGAATCAAAGCTGATTTGATGTCCCTTATACACTGTCTGCATATGTCATAA